The following are encoded together in the Holophagales bacterium genome:
- the trmD gene encoding tRNA (guanosine(37)-N1)-methyltransferase TrmD — MRFDLLTIFPGYFASPLSEALVGKAIDDGLLDVRVVDLRPFSDDPHRKVDDEAFGGGPGMVLTAPPLFAAIEALRAEEGAPSPHVLYLSPRGRRLDAAFARELAAFPRLVLVCGRYEGVDERAREGGLFDGEVSLGDFVLPGGEVAALALLEAVSRFVPGVVGEAESVRLDSFEDGLLDHPHYTRPREFRGLPVPDVLLSGNHARIRRWRRERQFEETALHRPDLLSRFSPETDEDRQLLARVARPARTP, encoded by the coding sequence CCTCACCGCTCTCGGAGGCGCTGGTGGGAAAGGCGATCGACGACGGACTTCTCGACGTCCGCGTCGTGGACCTGCGACCGTTCAGCGACGACCCTCACCGGAAGGTCGACGACGAGGCGTTCGGTGGCGGCCCGGGAATGGTCCTCACGGCGCCCCCGCTCTTCGCCGCCATCGAAGCCCTCCGCGCCGAGGAGGGAGCGCCGTCGCCGCACGTGCTCTACCTGTCGCCCCGCGGCCGCCGGCTCGACGCGGCGTTCGCCCGCGAGCTCGCGGCGTTTCCCCGCCTCGTTCTCGTCTGCGGCCGCTACGAGGGCGTCGACGAGCGAGCCCGCGAGGGTGGCCTCTTCGACGGAGAGGTCTCGCTCGGCGACTTCGTCCTGCCCGGCGGGGAGGTCGCGGCGCTGGCGCTGCTCGAAGCGGTCTCCCGGTTCGTCCCGGGCGTCGTCGGAGAAGCGGAAAGCGTCCGGCTCGACAGCTTCGAGGACGGCCTCCTCGACCACCCCCACTACACGCGGCCGAGGGAGTTTCGTGGGCTGCCCGTCCCCGACGTGCTCCTCTCGGGGAACCATGCCCGGATCAGGCGCTGGCGGCGGGAACGACAGTTCGAGGAGACGGCCCTTCATCGCCCCGACCTCCTCTCCCGATTCAGCCCGGAAACGGACGAGGACCGCCAGCTCCTCGCCCGAGTTGCCCGTCCGGCCCGGACTCCGTAG
- the rplS gene encoding 50S ribosomal protein L19, translated as MDKLLEAERHALRADIPPFAPGDTVKVHVKVREGEKERIQVFNGLVIARSGGGVRETFTVRKISQGIGVERTFPVHSPVLDKIEVERHGIVRRAKLYYLRELRGKAARIAEKRKA; from the coding sequence ATGGACAAGCTGCTCGAGGCGGAACGCCATGCCCTGCGCGCGGACATTCCGCCATTCGCCCCCGGCGACACCGTGAAGGTGCACGTCAAGGTGCGCGAGGGGGAGAAGGAGCGGATTCAGGTCTTCAACGGTCTCGTCATCGCCCGCAGCGGCGGCGGCGTCCGGGAGACCTTTACCGTGCGCAAGATCTCCCAGGGGATCGGCGTGGAGCGGACGTTCCCCGTCCACTCGCCCGTTCTGGACAAGATCGAAGTGGAGCGCCACGGCATCGTCCGCCGCGCCAAGCTCTACTACCTCAGGGAGCTTCGCGGCAAGGCTGCCCGAATCGCCGAGAAGCGGAAGGCCTGA
- a CDS encoding ribonuclease HII, which translates to MDRRPGSPRSSNRTAAAESRAGRSSSVSRERARVAALLEAEEEARARGARFVAGVDEAGRGALAGPVFAAAVILPPGAIIPGLDDSKALPVEVREDLAPRVRRAAVAWGVGSATAGEIDALGIAPATFLAMRRALDGLEAFGARPDFVLVDGFRIPSLPVPQKAVVRGDSTVACIAAASILAKTSRDAILRGLDAARPWYGFAAHKGYGSAAHLAALRRHGPSPDHRLSFAGVLSSGRTASTVAAA; encoded by the coding sequence ATGGACCGTCGACCGGGCTCCCCGAGATCGTCGAATCGAACCGCGGCGGCGGAGAGCCGGGCAGGACGATCCTCCTCGGTGTCGCGGGAGCGTGCGCGGGTTGCAGCCCTTCTCGAAGCCGAGGAGGAGGCGCGCGCCCGCGGGGCTCGTTTCGTCGCGGGTGTCGACGAAGCGGGCAGGGGGGCTCTGGCCGGTCCCGTGTTCGCGGCGGCGGTGATACTGCCGCCGGGCGCGATCATTCCGGGCCTCGACGACTCGAAGGCCCTCCCGGTCGAGGTGCGCGAAGACCTCGCGCCACGGGTCCGGAGAGCCGCGGTGGCGTGGGGCGTCGGCTCGGCCACGGCCGGAGAGATCGATGCCCTCGGCATCGCACCCGCGACGTTCCTGGCGATGCGCCGGGCGCTCGACGGTCTCGAGGCCTTCGGGGCGCGGCCCGACTTCGTCCTCGTCGACGGGTTCCGGATTCCGTCCCTGCCGGTTCCCCAGAAGGCCGTCGTTCGGGGTGACTCGACCGTGGCCTGCATCGCGGCGGCCTCGATCCTCGCGAAGACGTCGCGGGACGCCATCCTGCGCGGGCTGGACGCCGCGCGTCCCTGGTACGGGTTCGCGGCGCACAAGGGCTACGGGAGCGCCGCGCACCTCGCCGCGCTGAGGCGTCACGGACCCTCGCCCGACCACCGCCTGAGCTTCGCGGGGGTCCTTTCTTCGGGCCGAACCGCATCGACCGTTGCGGCGGCCTGA
- a CDS encoding tetratricopeptide repeat protein — MATKREALISSAEKSLQKGKVDAALRDYLKVLEETPNDINILNKAGDLNVRLGRNDESITYFLRIAEYYARDGFYVRAIAMYKKINKLDPARLDIYEKLAELYVKQQLWMEAKSNYQVLADYLFKQDNLGGTIGIYQKMVAIEPQNLQLHVKLADLFTQAKRIPEALREYAVVAGALAERGANEESIRVYEKALKLAPDNVEILRTLVPLLLSINSVDQARAVLRKGLEASPRSVPLFLLYAEAALAANDMAEARSFSDKARAVEPENEDVLAAVVKIQLKGRRPDLAWAAAAPLADAAVRRGEAKKALALLVPIARAAPDVDDLVKKIVDIASGIGDEATALPFRSALAELYRKKGKLAEAADLLRHCARVQPDNAEFRSRLSQLEPQASAVSVGPQRVPPSSIERKMEVTLSGFESAAPPAAAPATPAAPAPPVPVVALPPVESSDEFEFDLDDAEVVEAPGPMIAAEAPVPPPTPPRGFAAPPPTPARGLPSAPQTGRGEDRDEFEPSWGSLSAREALDAYEARQAEAARTEPEPPQAAFGGEEIEELQPDAEVPSEPAQFSISTEFPALDLSLEPPAGFGPGIAAGSELFPGTNVESLEGPAVAWPSTVFPEPEPIVEEGPAGPPSFGAIPRSSSGDMALDDALVEADVFRRYGLLEKAVDQLRPWIDRAPGNLRVREKLFELFLEQGNRADARQQAEILAEAYATTGREDRIRGLEGLLGEPLREAPPEPEAPAAAVAEPLVEELVLAGSEGGELSAETETDDEEEEEAGEVVAAAPSEEPAEVESPVDVEARAAEPVEPAEVPAFASQALEEPPTEVISAVSAVTPAEPEAAGEEFVAAAPEPEPLLEPAETPAEEPWSEAVPGLGWAQPAVEGLPPTLESAGEPESEPVVEPGEPVVPVVPEVRARPRAKLSAEDILGMGKGQPAPPSKKVRTVRPEDVELDLLGARAPRAKAKKEASVEPVLPDDLLRSLRKPSSAPSSAPAHSPEVPPAISERLAEPSQAELEPVEPVEALFAGETPEHLVMPDVAAAQEPLVDLDIPVTLPARPSPEELSELDFCLDQGMVVDAAERLQSLEGRFPADPDLAARRLRLEGGRGGADASRASLHDILSDDLDSVLDAELGKALTEDMVRDSPSTDSTPHAIAAGSPSVDDSGLFSDEQEFFNFADELHTELRRDVDVASVADGEGREVSLEEIFRDFKKGVEQQLSPEDFETHYNLGIAYKEMGLTDEAIGEFQLAAKDPLHAVECCAMLGLCFLEKGLPQLAVKWYRKGLETIGIKEDDRLGIQYALAGVHEQVGDREAAYRTYLEIFGSNAGYRDVPDRLKELKPFAAS, encoded by the coding sequence GTGGCCACCAAGCGGGAAGCCCTCATCTCTTCTGCGGAGAAGTCCCTGCAGAAGGGGAAGGTCGATGCCGCGCTGCGGGACTACCTCAAGGTCCTCGAGGAGACCCCGAACGACATCAACATCCTGAACAAGGCCGGCGACCTCAACGTCCGGCTCGGCAGGAACGACGAGTCCATCACCTACTTCCTGCGCATCGCCGAGTACTACGCCCGGGACGGCTTCTACGTCCGGGCCATCGCGATGTACAAGAAGATCAACAAGCTCGACCCGGCGCGCCTCGACATCTACGAGAAGCTCGCGGAGCTCTACGTCAAGCAGCAGCTCTGGATGGAGGCGAAGAGCAACTACCAGGTTCTCGCCGACTACCTCTTCAAGCAGGACAACCTCGGCGGCACGATCGGGATCTACCAGAAGATGGTCGCCATCGAGCCGCAGAACCTGCAGCTCCACGTCAAGCTCGCCGACCTCTTCACGCAGGCCAAGCGAATTCCCGAGGCGCTCCGGGAGTACGCGGTCGTCGCGGGGGCGCTCGCGGAGCGCGGCGCGAACGAGGAGTCGATCCGGGTCTACGAGAAGGCCCTGAAGCTGGCTCCCGACAACGTCGAGATCCTGCGGACGCTCGTGCCCCTCCTGCTGTCGATCAACTCGGTCGACCAGGCGCGGGCGGTGCTGCGCAAGGGCCTGGAGGCGAGCCCGCGCTCGGTGCCGCTCTTCCTCCTGTACGCCGAGGCAGCCCTCGCCGCGAACGACATGGCCGAGGCGCGCAGCTTCTCCGACAAGGCCCGCGCGGTGGAGCCGGAGAACGAGGACGTCCTGGCCGCGGTGGTGAAGATCCAGCTCAAGGGGCGGCGACCGGACCTGGCGTGGGCCGCAGCCGCGCCCCTTGCCGATGCCGCCGTCCGGCGCGGCGAGGCGAAGAAGGCGCTCGCCCTTCTCGTCCCGATCGCCCGGGCCGCTCCCGACGTCGACGATCTCGTGAAGAAGATCGTGGACATCGCCTCGGGAATCGGAGACGAGGCGACGGCCCTGCCCTTCCGTTCCGCGCTCGCGGAGCTCTATCGGAAGAAGGGAAAGCTCGCAGAGGCTGCAGACCTCCTGCGTCACTGCGCTCGCGTGCAGCCCGACAACGCGGAGTTCCGCTCCCGCCTTTCCCAGCTCGAGCCGCAGGCGAGTGCGGTCTCTGTCGGCCCGCAGCGAGTTCCCCCGTCGTCGATAGAGCGGAAGATGGAGGTCACGCTCTCGGGCTTCGAGTCGGCGGCGCCTCCTGCCGCGGCCCCCGCGACCCCTGCGGCCCCCGCTCCGCCGGTGCCGGTCGTCGCTCTCCCCCCGGTCGAGTCGTCCGACGAGTTCGAGTTCGACCTCGACGACGCGGAGGTGGTCGAGGCACCCGGTCCGATGATCGCCGCGGAGGCACCGGTCCCGCCGCCGACGCCCCCGCGGGGATTCGCTGCTCCGCCGCCGACGCCGGCACGGGGCCTGCCGTCCGCGCCGCAAACGGGACGCGGGGAAGACCGGGACGAGTTCGAGCCCTCGTGGGGTTCGCTGTCGGCGAGAGAGGCGCTCGACGCCTACGAGGCACGCCAGGCCGAAGCCGCTCGAACGGAGCCGGAGCCCCCTCAGGCCGCTTTCGGGGGCGAGGAGATCGAGGAGCTTCAGCCCGACGCGGAGGTCCCGTCCGAACCGGCTCAGTTCTCTATCTCTACCGAGTTCCCCGCGCTCGACCTGTCCCTCGAGCCTCCGGCGGGCTTCGGTCCCGGCATCGCCGCCGGGTCGGAGCTGTTCCCGGGAACGAACGTCGAGTCTCTGGAGGGGCCTGCGGTCGCATGGCCCTCGACGGTGTTCCCGGAGCCGGAGCCGATCGTGGAAGAGGGACCGGCCGGCCCACCCTCCTTCGGCGCGATACCCCGATCCTCGTCGGGAGACATGGCGCTCGACGACGCCCTGGTAGAGGCCGACGTCTTCCGGAGGTATGGACTGCTCGAGAAGGCCGTGGACCAGCTCCGGCCCTGGATCGACAGGGCGCCGGGAAACCTCCGGGTTCGCGAAAAGCTCTTCGAGCTCTTCCTCGAGCAGGGAAACCGCGCCGATGCGCGCCAGCAGGCCGAGATCCTGGCCGAGGCCTATGCGACCACCGGCCGCGAGGATCGGATCCGCGGTCTCGAGGGACTGCTCGGAGAACCGCTTCGGGAGGCCCCTCCGGAGCCGGAAGCGCCTGCCGCTGCGGTCGCCGAGCCCCTGGTGGAAGAGCTCGTCCTCGCGGGCAGCGAGGGAGGTGAGCTTTCCGCGGAGACGGAAACGGACGACGAAGAGGAAGAGGAAGCGGGAGAGGTCGTTGCCGCCGCTCCCTCGGAAGAGCCGGCCGAGGTGGAGTCTCCGGTGGACGTCGAGGCGCGGGCCGCAGAACCGGTCGAACCGGCTGAAGTCCCGGCTTTCGCCTCGCAGGCCCTGGAGGAGCCGCCGACGGAAGTGATTTCCGCGGTGTCGGCGGTGACGCCCGCAGAACCGGAGGCCGCCGGCGAGGAGTTCGTGGCGGCTGCCCCCGAGCCTGAGCCGCTCCTCGAGCCGGCGGAGACGCCGGCGGAAGAGCCCTGGTCGGAGGCGGTCCCGGGATTGGGGTGGGCGCAGCCGGCCGTCGAGGGACTTCCGCCCACACTGGAGTCCGCCGGTGAACCGGAGTCCGAACCGGTCGTCGAGCCAGGCGAGCCCGTCGTTCCCGTCGTTCCCGAAGTGCGTGCGAGGCCCAGGGCGAAGCTCTCGGCCGAGGACATTCTCGGGATGGGGAAAGGACAGCCGGCGCCGCCGTCGAAGAAGGTCCGGACCGTCCGTCCCGAGGACGTCGAGCTGGATCTCCTCGGCGCGAGGGCGCCGAGAGCGAAGGCGAAGAAGGAAGCGAGCGTCGAGCCGGTCCTTCCCGACGATCTCCTCCGGTCGCTCCGGAAGCCGTCGTCGGCCCCGTCCTCTGCTCCCGCTCACTCCCCGGAGGTGCCACCGGCGATCTCCGAGCGGCTCGCGGAGCCTTCACAGGCGGAGCTCGAGCCGGTCGAACCCGTCGAGGCCCTTTTCGCCGGGGAGACCCCCGAGCATCTCGTCATGCCGGACGTCGCGGCGGCACAGGAGCCGCTCGTCGACCTCGACATTCCCGTCACCCTTCCGGCAAGGCCATCTCCGGAAGAGCTGTCCGAGCTCGACTTCTGCCTCGACCAGGGAATGGTCGTCGACGCGGCCGAGCGCCTCCAGTCCCTCGAGGGCCGCTTTCCCGCGGATCCCGACCTCGCCGCCCGGCGGTTGCGTCTCGAGGGGGGGAGAGGCGGCGCGGACGCCTCCCGCGCTTCGCTGCACGACATCCTCTCCGACGACCTCGACTCCGTTCTCGACGCCGAGCTCGGGAAGGCCCTCACGGAAGACATGGTGCGCGACTCGCCGTCGACGGATTCGACGCCACACGCGATCGCGGCCGGGTCCCCGTCCGTCGACGATTCGGGCCTCTTCTCCGACGAGCAGGAGTTCTTCAACTTCGCCGACGAGCTCCACACGGAGCTCCGTCGCGACGTCGACGTGGCGTCGGTGGCCGACGGCGAAGGGAGGGAAGTCTCGCTCGAGGAGATCTTCCGCGATTTCAAGAAGGGGGTCGAGCAGCAGCTCTCGCCCGAGGACTTCGAGACCCACTACAACCTCGGAATCGCGTACAAGGAGATGGGCCTGACGGACGAGGCGATCGGAGAGTTCCAGCTCGCCGCCAAGGACCCCCTCCACGCCGTGGAATGCTGCGCGATGCTGGGCCTCTGCTTCCTCGAGAAGGGTCTTCCCCAGCTCGCCGTGAAGTGGTATCGCAAGGGGCTCGAGACGATCGGCATCAAGGAAGACGACCGGCTCGGCATCCAGTACGCGCTGGCCGGGGTCCACGAGCAGGTCGGGGACCGCGAAGCCGCCTACCGGACCTATCTCGAGATCTTCGGGTCGAACGCCGGGTACCGCGACGTTCCCGACCGGCTCAAAGAGCTCAAGCCTTTCGCGGCTTCCTGA